A window from Pseudomonas campi encodes these proteins:
- a CDS encoding flagellar motor protein encodes MDVLSLVGIILAFVAIIGGNYLEGGHLGALLNGPAALIVIGGTLGAAFLQAPVSVFKRALVILRWILFPPRIDLAGGIAKVVGWSMTARKEGLLGLEPIADTETDPYARKGLQLLVDGAEPEAIRSILEVDLYTQEGRDIQAAKVYESMGGYAPTIGIIGAVMGLIHVMGNLADPSKLGSGIAVAFVATIYGVAFANLLLLPVGNKLKAIAGRQSCYREMLLEGILSIAEGENPRSIELKLQGFMD; translated from the coding sequence ATGGATGTACTGAGTCTTGTTGGGATCATCCTGGCATTTGTCGCCATTATCGGTGGCAACTACCTGGAGGGTGGTCATCTAGGGGCTCTGCTGAATGGTCCCGCCGCGCTGATCGTGATTGGTGGCACCCTGGGCGCGGCGTTTCTGCAGGCGCCGGTCAGTGTGTTCAAGCGCGCGCTGGTCATCCTGCGCTGGATTCTCTTTCCCCCGCGGATCGATCTGGCCGGGGGTATCGCCAAGGTCGTCGGCTGGAGCATGACCGCGCGCAAGGAAGGGTTGCTCGGACTGGAGCCGATTGCCGACACCGAGACCGATCCTTATGCGCGCAAGGGCCTGCAGTTGCTGGTCGATGGCGCCGAGCCCGAAGCCATTCGCAGTATTCTCGAGGTCGATCTGTATACCCAGGAAGGCCGCGATATCCAGGCTGCCAAGGTCTACGAAAGCATGGGCGGGTATGCGCCGACCATTGGCATCATTGGGGCGGTGATGGGCCTGATCCATGTGATGGGCAACCTGGCTGACCCGAGCAAACTGGGTAGCGGTATCGCTGTTGCTTTCGTGGCCACTATCTATGGCGTGGCTTTCGCCAACCTGCTGCTGTTGCCGGTGGGCAACAAGCTCAAGGCCATTGCCGGCCGGCAGTCGTGTTATCGCGAAATGCTGCTGGAAGGCATTCTGTCCATTGCCGAGGGTGAGAATCCGCGCTCCATCGAGCTGAAGCTGCAAGGCTTCATGGACTGA
- the motD gene encoding flagellar motor protein MotD: protein MARRRNHEEHENHERWLVSYADFITLLFAFFVVMYSISSINEGKYKVLSQSLVGVFSEPERAIKPIPIGEEKPRTTEPDRSMIEDNPNSSSPQAKDPLQEIASSVRDAFGDLVNAEQLTVRGNELWIEIELNSSLLFPSGDAVPNELAFTLIDKVAKILAPYENPIHVEGFTDNLPISTAEYPSNWELSTARAASIVRMLAMDGVDPGRLAAVGYGEFQPVADNATAEGRARNRRVVLVISRNLEVRRSISGTGSANAKPDAALQRAGTQPAPVTPVAVPAGDSANIPTPAP, encoded by the coding sequence ATGGCCCGGCGACGCAACCACGAAGAACATGAGAATCACGAACGCTGGCTGGTGTCCTACGCGGACTTCATCACCCTGCTGTTCGCCTTCTTTGTGGTGATGTACTCGATTTCTTCGATCAACGAAGGCAAGTACAAGGTGCTTTCGCAGAGCCTGGTCGGGGTGTTCAGTGAGCCGGAGCGGGCGATCAAGCCGATTCCCATCGGCGAGGAGAAACCGCGCACCACTGAACCCGATCGCTCGATGATCGAGGACAACCCGAACAGTTCATCGCCGCAGGCGAAAGATCCGCTGCAAGAGATCGCCAGCAGCGTGCGGGATGCATTCGGTGACCTGGTCAATGCCGAGCAGCTGACCGTGCGTGGCAATGAGTTGTGGATCGAGATCGAGCTGAATTCCAGCCTGCTGTTCCCCAGCGGCGATGCGGTGCCGAACGAGTTGGCCTTCACCCTGATCGACAAGGTGGCGAAGATCCTCGCGCCTTACGAGAACCCGATCCACGTCGAAGGCTTTACCGATAATCTGCCGATCAGTACGGCTGAGTACCCCAGCAACTGGGAACTGTCGACAGCGCGTGCGGCCAGCATCGTGCGCATGCTGGCGATGGATGGGGTTGATCCGGGGCGGCTGGCTGCGGTGGGTTATGGTGAGTTCCAGCCGGTGGCGGACAACGCCACCGCGGAGGGGCGCGCGCGTAACCGCCGCGTGGTGCTGGTGATCTCGCGTAATCTGGAGGTAAGGCGCAGTATCAGTGGAACAGGCAGTGCCAATGCCAAGCCCGATGCGGCGCTGCAACGGGCTGGCACGCAACCTGCACCGGTGACCCCGGTAGCGGTCCCTGCTGGGGATTCCGCCAATATTCCGACGCCTGCGCCATGA
- a CDS encoding ParA family protein, whose protein sequence is MKVWAVANQKGGVGKTTTSIALAGLLADAGKRVVIVDLDPHGSMTSYFGHDPDSLEHSCFDLFQHQGVVPEGLPARLLLPTSNERISLLPSSTALATLERQSPGQSGLGLVIAKSLAQLWNQFDHAIIDSPPLLGVLMVNALAASQQLVIPVQTEFLAVKGLERMVSTLAMINRSRKQALPYTIVPTLFDRRTQASLNTLRVLRNSYPEHLWQAYVPVDTRLRDASRAGQTPSQFDANSRGVIAYRALLKHLLAASPATQVA, encoded by the coding sequence ATGAAAGTCTGGGCAGTAGCCAATCAAAAAGGTGGGGTCGGCAAGACCACCACATCCATCGCTCTGGCCGGCCTGCTGGCCGACGCCGGCAAGCGCGTGGTGATAGTCGACCTCGATCCGCATGGTTCGATGACCAGCTATTTCGGGCACGATCCGGACAGTCTGGAGCACAGCTGTTTCGACCTGTTCCAGCACCAGGGGGTTGTGCCTGAAGGCTTGCCGGCGCGCCTATTGCTGCCGACCAGCAACGAACGTATTTCACTGCTGCCCTCCAGCACGGCGCTGGCCACGCTTGAGCGGCAATCGCCGGGGCAGAGTGGTCTGGGGCTGGTTATTGCCAAGAGCCTGGCGCAGCTATGGAACCAGTTTGACCACGCGATCATCGACAGCCCGCCGTTGCTCGGCGTGCTGATGGTCAACGCGCTGGCAGCCAGCCAGCAGTTGGTGATTCCGGTACAGACCGAATTCCTCGCGGTGAAAGGCCTGGAGCGCATGGTCAGTACCCTGGCCATGATCAATCGCTCGCGCAAGCAGGCGTTGCCCTACACCATCGTGCCGACCCTGTTCGACCGCCGCACTCAGGCGTCGTTGAATACCCTGCGCGTGCTGCGCAATTCCTATCCGGAGCATCTGTGGCAGGCTTACGTGCCGGTTGATACGCGCTTGCGCGACGCTAGCCGTGCCGGGCAGACCCCTTCGCAGTTCGATGCCAACAGCCGTGGCGTGATTGCCTACCGTGCCTTGCTCAAGCATCTGCTGGCGGCATCGCCAGCAACCCAGGTAGCCTGA
- a CDS encoding CheW domain-containing protein, producing the protein MSRTVATATRPQQALQSYLDALLQEAAAELEQSITLDEFEAAVIEEQVRDARLTPHPVLAAPVERPLALAEARPLVLPTIELPPAVNVPVIEPVAPVIEARVEQQEPQLPVEPAKFSVDGRPSWAEEPFECLLFDVAGLTLAVPLVCLGTIYPLANAELTPLFGQPDWFLGILPSQAGNLKVLDTARWVMPERYRDDFRDGLQYVISVEGYEWGLAVHQVSRSIRLVPDEVKWRSQRSQRPWLAGTVIEHMCALLDVSVLAELIASGATRKQASAKRH; encoded by the coding sequence ATGAGTCGTACTGTTGCCACCGCCACCCGACCTCAGCAGGCCTTGCAATCCTATCTGGATGCCTTGCTGCAGGAAGCGGCTGCCGAGCTGGAGCAGAGCATCACTCTGGACGAATTCGAAGCGGCCGTTATCGAGGAGCAGGTGCGTGATGCGCGCCTGACGCCGCATCCGGTGCTTGCCGCTCCTGTCGAGCGGCCGCTGGCGCTAGCCGAAGCGCGTCCCCTGGTTTTGCCCACCATCGAGTTGCCGCCTGCCGTCAACGTGCCGGTAATTGAACCCGTCGCGCCGGTGATAGAGGCGCGGGTCGAGCAGCAGGAGCCGCAACTTCCGGTCGAGCCGGCCAAGTTCAGCGTCGATGGCCGACCGAGCTGGGCCGAGGAGCCCTTCGAATGCTTGTTGTTCGATGTCGCCGGCCTCACTCTGGCGGTGCCGCTGGTGTGCTTGGGCACCATCTACCCGCTGGCCAATGCCGAGCTGACCCCCTTGTTCGGTCAGCCCGACTGGTTTCTCGGCATATTGCCCAGCCAGGCCGGCAACCTGAAGGTGCTGGATACGGCGCGCTGGGTGATGCCCGAACGTTACCGTGACGACTTTCGCGATGGCCTGCAGTACGTGATTTCGGTCGAGGGCTACGAGTGGGGGCTGGCGGTGCATCAGGTCAGTCGCTCCATCCGCCTGGTGCCGGATGAGGTCAAGTGGCGCAGTCAGCGTAGCCAGCGGCCCTGGTTGGCCGGCACGGTGATCGAACACATGTGCGCGCTGCTGGATGTGTCTGTCCTGGCCGAGTTGATCGCCAGTGGTGCGACGCGCAAGCAGGCATCCGCCAAGCGCCATTAA
- a CDS encoding chemotaxis protein CheW — protein sequence MKKTSAQGTEDPILQWVTFRLDNETYGINVMQVQEVLRYTEIAPVPGAPAYVLGIINLRGNVVTVIDTRQRFGLDSAEVTDNTRIVIIEADKQVVGILVDSVAEVVYLRQSEVETAPNVGNDESAKFIQGVCNKNGELLILVELDKMMSEEEWSELESF from the coding sequence ATGAAGAAAACGTCTGCGCAAGGTACTGAAGATCCCATTCTGCAGTGGGTAACCTTCCGCCTGGATAACGAGACCTACGGCATCAACGTGATGCAGGTCCAGGAAGTGTTGCGCTACACCGAAATCGCCCCGGTGCCGGGTGCTCCTGCCTATGTGCTGGGCATCATCAACCTGCGTGGCAATGTGGTGACGGTTATCGACACCCGCCAGCGCTTTGGCCTCGACTCGGCGGAAGTTACCGATAACACCCGCATCGTGATCATCGAGGCGGACAAACAAGTGGTCGGCATCCTCGTCGACAGCGTGGCGGAAGTGGTCTATCTGCGTCAGTCCGAGGTGGAAACCGCGCCGAACGTGGGCAACGACGAGTCCGCCAAGTTCATCCAGGGCGTCTGCAACAAGAACGGCGAGCTGCTGATCCTGGTCGAACTGGACAAGATGATGTCCGAAGAAGAATGGTCCGAGTTGGAGAGCTTCTGA
- a CDS encoding DUF2802 domain-containing protein — protein MLEIAVAVLGLFCVLLAGTCFWLVMTLRQQAQLQSERDTVRDQRLRELSRRLDTYLTGSIRMGEELHELRRVVAPLPDKLNQMEQRDPSSLSFTQAARLAGMGASVDDLTHSCGLTKAEAELVSKLQLAQKQRS, from the coding sequence ATGCTGGAGATCGCGGTGGCCGTGCTTGGCCTGTTCTGTGTACTGCTCGCAGGCACCTGCTTCTGGCTGGTGATGACCCTGCGCCAGCAGGCACAGCTGCAGAGTGAGCGCGACACCGTGCGTGACCAGCGCCTGCGCGAACTGAGCCGGCGCCTGGATACCTACCTGACCGGCAGTATTCGCATGGGCGAAGAGCTGCATGAACTGCGTCGGGTGGTGGCGCCGCTGCCGGACAAGCTCAACCAGATGGAGCAGCGCGATCCTTCCAGTCTGTCCTTCACCCAGGCTGCGCGCCTGGCTGGCATGGGCGCCAGCGTCGATGACCTGACCCATTCCTGTGGCCTGACCAAGGCCGAAGCCGAGCTGGTCAGCAAGCTGCAGCTGGCGCAGAAACAGCGCTCCTGA
- a CDS encoding rhodanese-like domain-containing protein, with product MRCSLLLLCLLLVWRVEAAEAPLEVKGATTVNAIQARQLYEFGVLFIDVRPAREWAWGHVHGALHLDLHGRFADLAEPTWPRSMPIVLYCDSEVCPHSAEAAQRAVGWGFQQVYYFRSGYFAWQLLDFPLGKGSENEMFAFILEGR from the coding sequence ATGCGTTGCAGTCTGCTGTTGTTATGCCTGTTGCTGGTCTGGCGCGTGGAAGCCGCCGAGGCGCCGCTGGAGGTCAAGGGCGCGACCACGGTGAATGCCATCCAGGCTCGCCAGCTGTATGAATTCGGTGTGCTGTTCATCGATGTGCGCCCCGCGCGCGAGTGGGCGTGGGGGCATGTACACGGCGCCTTGCATCTGGACCTGCATGGCCGTTTTGCCGATCTGGCCGAGCCGACCTGGCCGCGCAGCATGCCGATCGTGCTGTATTGCGACAGTGAGGTCTGCCCGCACAGCGCGGAAGCGGCACAGCGCGCCGTAGGTTGGGGCTTCCAGCAGGTGTATTACTTCCGCTCCGGCTATTTCGCCTGGCAACTGCTGGACTTTCCGCTGGGCAAAGGCAGTGAGAACGAGATGTTCGCGTTTATTCTTGAGGGGCGCTGA
- a CDS encoding EscU/YscU/HrcU family type III secretion system export apparatus switch protein, with the protein MKQKAPRQAIALSYDGSSAPSLTAKGDDELAEAILAIAREYEVPIYENAELVRLLARMELGDAIPEPLYRSIAEIIAFAWYLKGKCPPGFDEERDVTPPLPLLSAPQE; encoded by the coding sequence ATGAAGCAGAAAGCGCCGCGCCAGGCCATCGCCCTGTCCTATGACGGCAGCAGCGCCCCAAGCCTGACCGCCAAGGGCGACGACGAGCTGGCCGAAGCCATTCTGGCCATCGCCCGCGAATACGAAGTCCCGATCTACGAGAATGCCGAATTGGTGCGCCTGCTGGCGCGCATGGAGCTGGGCGACGCGATTCCCGAGCCGCTCTATCGCAGCATCGCCGAGATCATCGCCTTCGCCTGGTACCTCAAGGGCAAGTGCCCGCCCGGCTTCGACGAGGAGCGCGACGTAACCCCGCCACTGCCGCTGCTCAGCGCCCCTCAAGAATAA
- a CDS encoding flagellar hook-length control protein FliK, producing the protein MAEITSPRPLPPVPPPTRPAQPAADLAVKLLQPLEGLLAAGQTAKAEVVALKEVAQSFQLVLKLTLDNGKQTTVEASSSRPLNQGTALAVTALSDTRLLLALQTGNSKVLNSLDLQELPIGTLLQGKVEAREQLVQAKAQQVIYKVLVSLLNTPLAGSKLSVETPLPLPIGSLLTAQVQGSQALNFLPLSGRLDQLVLGQQLATQQGRQGSLEGLFKGLQALSQQSALPENLRASVDKLLGLLPEAGQLSTPKGLAQALENSGVFLEAKLLGGQTSNLPQDLKANLLRLVAQLLPNLPTAPALPGTLGAVSTATALAQALPALVRNALGSLGQANLRQQGLSFPLPSRLLQSMEGEADLEALLKLAAAAVSRLQTHQLSSLAQSQVTAEGNLLTTWQLELPMRNQQDIVPLQIKLQREEQNNASKKEQKEVLWRVDLAFDLEPLGPLQVQAQLIRGSLSSQLWAERSHTAELIDHELGHLRERLLAAGLEVGELACRQGMPPQGPKTHVEQRWVDETA; encoded by the coding sequence ATGGCAGAAATCACCAGCCCTCGCCCACTTCCGCCAGTACCGCCGCCAACGCGCCCGGCGCAGCCTGCTGCCGACCTGGCAGTCAAGCTGCTGCAGCCCCTGGAAGGCCTGCTCGCAGCCGGGCAGACGGCCAAAGCCGAGGTGGTGGCGCTCAAGGAAGTCGCGCAAAGCTTTCAACTGGTGCTCAAGCTGACCCTGGACAACGGCAAACAGACCACGGTGGAAGCCAGCAGCTCGCGCCCCTTGAATCAAGGCACGGCGCTGGCAGTAACCGCCCTGTCGGATACTCGCCTGTTGCTGGCCCTGCAAACCGGCAACAGCAAGGTGCTGAACAGCCTGGACCTGCAGGAACTACCCATCGGCACCCTGCTGCAAGGCAAGGTCGAGGCCCGCGAACAGCTGGTACAGGCCAAAGCCCAGCAGGTTATCTACAAGGTACTGGTCAGTCTGCTCAACACACCGCTGGCCGGCAGCAAACTCAGCGTGGAAACCCCGCTGCCCTTGCCCATCGGCAGCTTGCTGACGGCCCAGGTACAGGGCAGCCAGGCACTCAACTTCCTGCCCCTGAGTGGTCGCCTCGACCAGTTGGTACTGGGTCAACAACTGGCCACCCAGCAGGGGCGCCAGGGCTCCTTAGAGGGCCTTTTCAAAGGCCTGCAGGCCCTGAGCCAGCAAAGCGCCCTGCCGGAAAACCTGCGTGCCAGCGTCGACAAGCTGCTCGGCCTGCTGCCAGAGGCTGGCCAGCTGAGCACACCCAAGGGCTTGGCCCAGGCCCTGGAAAACAGCGGTGTGTTCCTCGAGGCGAAACTGCTCGGCGGCCAGACCAGCAACCTGCCGCAGGATCTCAAGGCCAACCTGCTGCGCCTGGTCGCGCAACTGCTGCCCAATCTGCCAACGGCCCCGGCGCTACCAGGTACTCTCGGTGCAGTCAGCACCGCCACCGCACTGGCTCAGGCGCTTCCGGCCCTGGTGCGCAATGCCCTGGGCAGCCTAGGCCAGGCCAATTTGCGCCAGCAGGGCCTGAGCTTCCCCCTGCCCTCGCGCCTGCTGCAGTCGATGGAGGGCGAGGCCGATCTGGAAGCCCTGCTGAAGCTGGCCGCCGCCGCCGTATCGCGCCTGCAGACCCACCAACTGTCGAGCCTGGCGCAGAGTCAGGTAACGGCCGAAGGCAATCTGCTGACCACCTGGCAGCTGGAGCTGCCAATGCGTAATCAGCAAGACATCGTGCCGCTGCAGATCAAACTGCAGCGTGAAGAGCAGAACAACGCCAGCAAGAAGGAGCAGAAAGAGGTGCTCTGGCGGGTCGACCTGGCCTTCGACCTGGAGCCGCTGGGACCGCTGCAGGTCCAGGCGCAGCTGATTCGCGGCAGCCTGTCCAGCCAGCTATGGGCCGAACGCTCGCATACCGCCGAGCTGATCGACCACGAACTCGGTCATCTGCGCGAGCGTCTGCTGGCTGCAGGACTGGAGGTAGGCGAGTTGGCCTGTCGTCAGGGCATGCCGCCACAAGGGCCGAAGACCCATGTGGAACAACGCTGGGTGGATGAAACCGCATGA
- the ccmA gene encoding cytochrome c biogenesis heme-transporting ATPase CcmA, which yields MTSLHLEAQALACERDWRLLFEGLDLHLSGGTLLQVSGPNGSGKTSLLRLLAGLMQPTAGAVLLNGKALAKQHGELGRSLVWIGHAAGIKGLLTAEENLAWLCALHCPAEREAIWQALAAVGLRGFEDVPCHTLSAGQQRRVALARLYLDAPPLWILDEPFTALDKQGVAQLESHLARHCEQGGIVVLTTHHTLAEKPSGYRELELGRPAA from the coding sequence TTGACCAGCCTGCATCTAGAAGCCCAAGCCCTTGCCTGCGAGCGGGATTGGCGCCTGCTCTTCGAGGGGTTGGACCTGCACCTGTCCGGCGGCACCCTGCTGCAGGTCAGCGGCCCCAATGGCAGCGGCAAGACCAGCCTGCTGCGTTTGCTGGCCGGTCTTATGCAGCCCACGGCGGGGGCGGTTCTGCTCAATGGCAAGGCCCTGGCCAAACAGCATGGCGAACTGGGCCGCAGCCTGGTGTGGATTGGCCACGCGGCGGGGATCAAAGGCCTACTGACTGCCGAAGAAAACCTGGCCTGGCTGTGCGCCCTGCATTGCCCGGCCGAGCGCGAGGCGATCTGGCAGGCGCTGGCCGCCGTCGGCCTGCGCGGCTTCGAAGACGTACCCTGTCACACGCTATCGGCCGGCCAGCAGCGCCGCGTGGCCCTGGCCCGCCTGTACCTCGATGCACCGCCGCTGTGGATTCTCGATGAGCCCTTCACTGCCCTCGACAAGCAGGGTGTGGCCCAGCTGGAGAGCCATCTGGCCCGGCACTGCGAGCAGGGCGGCATCGTCGTGCTGACCACTCACCACACGCTCGCCGAGAAGCCCTCCGGCTACCGCGAGCTTGAGCTTGGCAGGCCGGCAGCATGA
- the ccmB gene encoding heme exporter protein CcmB: MSSVFLQLVAREARLLFRRPAELANPLVFFAIVIALFPLAVGPEPQLLRTLSPGLVWVAALLAVLLSLDGLFRSDFEDGSLEQWVLSSHPLPLLVLAKVLAHWAFSGLALVILSPLLALMLGLPSHCVPVLLLALLLGTPVLSLLGAVGAALTVGLKRGGLLLALLILPLYIPVLILGSGALQAALQGLPAAGHLLWLASLTALAVTLTPFAIAAGLKISVGE; the protein is encoded by the coding sequence ATGAGCAGTGTGTTCCTGCAATTGGTCGCCCGCGAGGCACGCCTGCTGTTCCGTCGTCCGGCGGAGCTGGCTAATCCTTTGGTGTTTTTCGCCATCGTCATTGCCTTGTTTCCGTTGGCCGTTGGTCCGGAGCCTCAATTGTTGCGAACCCTTTCGCCCGGATTGGTCTGGGTCGCGGCGCTGCTGGCCGTGCTGCTCTCGCTGGATGGCCTGTTTCGCAGCGATTTCGAAGACGGTTCTTTGGAACAGTGGGTCCTTTCGTCGCACCCCCTGCCTCTTCTGGTGTTGGCCAAGGTGCTGGCACACTGGGCTTTCTCTGGATTAGCGCTGGTCATCTTGTCGCCGTTGCTGGCGTTGATGCTGGGCTTGCCGTCGCACTGTGTGCCGGTGCTGCTGCTGGCGTTGCTGCTCGGCACCCCCGTGCTCAGCCTGCTCGGTGCGGTGGGTGCAGCCCTGACCGTCGGCCTCAAACGCGGCGGTTTGCTCCTGGCACTGTTGATTCTGCCGCTGTACATCCCGGTGCTGATTCTCGGCAGCGGGGCGTTGCAGGCGGCCCTGCAAGGATTGCCGGCAGCCGGTCACCTGTTGTGGCTGGCCAGCCTGACTGCCCTGGCGGTCACCCTGACACCCTTTGCAATTGCCGCTGGCCTGAAGATCAGCGTTGGCGAATAA
- a CDS encoding heme ABC transporter permease, with amino-acid sequence MNWTWFHKWGSPKYFYERSGRWLPWLTAAAMVLLVVGLVWGIVFSPIESNQGQGNSFRIIYIHVPAAFLAQSCYLLMAAAGAVSLIWKIKLADVALQQAAPIGAWMAFIALVTGALWGKPTWGTYWVWDGRLTSMLILQFLYFGVISLGAAITNRDSAAKACAVLALVGSVNIPIIKLSVYMWSTLHQEPTITLTAAPKMLVEHLVPLLVMVAAVYCFFAAVLFYRMRTEVLKREARSSWVKAEVERMIGVK; translated from the coding sequence ATGAATTGGACCTGGTTTCATAAGTGGGGCTCGCCAAAGTACTTCTATGAAAGAAGCGGGCGCTGGCTACCCTGGCTGACCGCGGCGGCTATGGTCCTGCTGGTCGTGGGCTTAGTTTGGGGAATAGTTTTTTCACCCATTGAATCGAATCAGGGGCAAGGGAACTCGTTCCGGATCATTTACATCCACGTGCCGGCAGCATTTCTGGCCCAGTCCTGCTACTTGCTAATGGCTGCGGCGGGGGCGGTTAGTCTTATTTGGAAGATTAAGCTGGCGGATGTAGCCCTGCAGCAGGCTGCCCCGATTGGCGCATGGATGGCTTTTATCGCTCTCGTGACCGGCGCTCTCTGGGGTAAGCCAACCTGGGGTACCTACTGGGTTTGGGATGGTCGTCTGACTTCGATGCTGATCCTGCAGTTCCTCTATTTCGGCGTCATTTCCCTCGGTGCTGCTATCACCAATCGTGACAGTGCGGCCAAGGCGTGTGCTGTGCTGGCACTAGTCGGCTCGGTGAATATTCCCATCATCAAACTATCGGTTTACATGTGGAGCACGCTGCATCAGGAACCCACGATCACCCTTACCGCAGCGCCAAAGATGCTGGTGGAACACTTGGTGCCGTTGCTGGTGATGGTCGCCGCTGTTTATTGTTTTTTCGCAGCGGTGCTTTTTTATCGCATGCGAACGGAAGTACTGAAGCGGGAAGCTCGTAGCAGTTGGGTCAAGGCTGAAGTCGAGCGGATGATTGGGGTGAAATGA
- the ccmD gene encoding heme exporter protein CcmD encodes MDAFFTAFTTFTSLSDFLSMGKHGVFVWASYGLSVAVILINVALPILARRRYLQDEARRLRREKQQ; translated from the coding sequence ATGGATGCGTTCTTTACAGCCTTTACCACCTTCACGTCACTTTCCGACTTCTTGTCCATGGGTAAACACGGTGTGTTTGTCTGGGCATCCTACGGTCTGAGCGTCGCCGTTATTCTCATCAACGTCGCCTTGCCGATCCTGGCCCGGCGCCGTTACCTGCAAGACGAGGCGCGCCGTTTGCGCCGGGAGAAACAACAGTGA
- the ccmE gene encoding cytochrome c maturation protein CcmE: MNAVRKKRLYIVLAILIGAGIAVALALMALSQNINLFYTPTQIASGEAPVDTRIRAGGMVAEGSLKRSGDSLDVEFVVTDFAKNVTIRYRGILPDLFREGQGIVALGKLNADGVLIADEVLAKHDENYMPPEVTKALKDSGQLQPGKSEG, translated from the coding sequence GTGAACGCGGTCCGCAAGAAACGTCTGTATATCGTCCTCGCCATCCTGATCGGCGCCGGCATCGCTGTGGCGCTGGCCCTGATGGCGCTGAGCCAGAACATCAACCTGTTCTATACGCCGACCCAGATCGCCAGTGGCGAGGCGCCGGTCGATACCCGTATCCGTGCCGGCGGCATGGTGGCCGAGGGTTCGCTGAAACGCAGCGGCGATTCACTGGACGTGGAATTCGTGGTTACCGACTTCGCCAAGAACGTCACTATCCGTTATCGCGGCATCCTTCCGGACCTGTTCCGCGAAGGGCAGGGCATCGTTGCCCTGGGCAAGCTGAATGCCGATGGCGTACTGATCGCCGATGAAGTGCTGGCCAAGCACGACGAGAACTACATGCCGCCGGAAGTGACCAAGGCCCTGAAAGACAGCGGTCAGCTGCAGCCCGGCAAGAGCGAGGGCTGA